A portion of the Deltaproteobacteria bacterium HGW-Deltaproteobacteria-18 genome contains these proteins:
- a CDS encoding O-acetylhomoserine aminocarboxypropyltransferase (catalyzes the formation of L-methionine and acetate from O-acetyl-L-homoserine and methanethiol), which produces MQRFETKALHGGYSPDATGSRAVPVHRTSAYLFKDADHAADLFALRQMGNIYTRLGGPTQDVLETRLAQLEGGKAALALASGTAAIHYTVINICRQGDELVSSSTLYGGTHTMFASILPDAGITTRFVDIHDLDAVRAAINERTRLIFTEVIGNPALDVANIEALAAIAHEHGLPLVVDATFTTPYLFRPLEYGADIVVHSLTKWIGGHGTAIGGAVIDGGSFDWTNPKFALYNEPDSSYHGMRYAHDLGEMNHLAFILRMRLVPLRNLGACLSPDNCWIFLQGLETLALRMERHSENALQAAEFLAAHPKVSWVRYPGLPGDPSYELARTMFPRGFGGMVVFGVRGGLEAGRDFIGRLRMVSHLANVGDAKSLAIHPASTTHSQLSEEEQVAGGISPDLVRFSVGIEHIDDILADLDQALE; this is translated from the coding sequence ATGCAAAGATTTGAAACCAAGGCCCTGCACGGCGGCTACTCTCCGGATGCGACGGGCTCGCGCGCCGTCCCGGTGCACCGCACCTCGGCCTATCTGTTCAAGGATGCGGATCACGCCGCCGACCTCTTTGCCCTGCGCCAGATGGGCAACATCTACACCCGTCTGGGCGGTCCGACCCAGGATGTCCTGGAGACGCGCCTGGCCCAGCTCGAAGGCGGCAAGGCCGCTCTGGCCCTTGCTTCGGGTACGGCAGCCATCCATTATACGGTCATCAACATCTGCCGCCAGGGCGATGAGCTGGTCTCGTCCTCGACCCTTTACGGCGGCACGCACACCATGTTCGCTTCCATCCTGCCCGACGCCGGCATCACCACGCGCTTCGTGGACATCCATGACCTGGATGCCGTGCGCGCGGCCATAAACGAACGCACGCGGCTCATCTTCACCGAGGTCATCGGCAACCCGGCCCTGGACGTGGCCAACATCGAGGCCCTGGCCGCCATTGCCCACGAGCACGGATTACCGCTGGTGGTGGACGCGACCTTCACAACCCCCTATCTGTTCCGGCCGCTGGAATACGGGGCGGACATCGTCGTGCACTCGCTCACCAAATGGATCGGCGGGCACGGCACGGCCATCGGAGGGGCTGTCATCGACGGAGGCAGCTTCGACTGGACCAACCCCAAGTTCGCCCTCTACAATGAGCCGGATTCTTCCTACCACGGCATGCGTTACGCCCATGATCTCGGCGAGATGAATCATCTGGCCTTCATTCTGCGCATGCGCCTAGTGCCCCTTAGAAACCTCGGCGCGTGTCTCTCGCCGGACAACTGCTGGATCTTTCTGCAGGGCCTCGAAACCCTGGCCCTGCGCATGGAGCGGCACAGCGAGAACGCGCTGCAGGCGGCTGAATTTCTGGCCGCGCACCCGAAGGTTTCCTGGGTCCGCTATCCCGGCCTGCCGGGCGATCCTTCGTACGAGCTGGCCAGGACCATGTTTCCGCGCGGCTTCGGCGGCATGGTCGTTTTCGGGGTCAGGGGCGGGCTTGAGGCGGGACGGGATTTCATCGGCCGTCTGCGCATGGTTTCGCACCTGGCCAACGTCGGCGACGCCAAGAGCCTTGCGATCCATCCGGCCAGCACCACCCACTCCCAGCTCTCGGAAGAGGAACAGGTTGCAGGGGGCATCTCCCCGGATCTGGTCCGTTTTTCCGTCGGGATCGAGCACATCGACGACATCCTGGCGGATCTGGATCAGGCGCTGGAATGA
- a CDS encoding HAD family phosphatase, producing the protein MKLIKRPRAVFWDIDGTLITTEELHYEVIRDWCAARGYTLTETANGELLGKTMPEKWAILESRLPAGLTEDEFRADCARAYMAGLRADMMRPGPVAAVKRLHELGIPQAAVSNGEAPVIEANLRVLGLWDLMAFTVCGNDVPSGKPAPDPYLEAARRAGCAPGECMAVEDSTVGVTSAASGGLITVAWPEVIPGAHVDMPGATLVVLDDPRRCRFQPAR; encoded by the coding sequence ATGAAATTGATCAAGCGGCCCAGAGCCGTTTTCTGGGATATCGACGGCACGCTCATAACCACCGAGGAACTGCATTACGAAGTCATTCGCGACTGGTGCGCGGCCCGGGGCTACACCCTGACCGAGACCGCTAACGGCGAGTTGCTCGGCAAGACCATGCCGGAGAAATGGGCCATTCTGGAGAGCCGTCTGCCTGCAGGGCTCACCGAGGATGAATTCAGGGCGGATTGCGCCCGCGCCTACATGGCGGGGCTGCGGGCCGACATGATGCGCCCGGGTCCCGTGGCTGCGGTGAAGCGCCTGCATGAGCTGGGGATTCCGCAGGCGGCCGTGTCCAACGGCGAGGCCCCCGTCATCGAGGCCAATCTGCGCGTTCTGGGACTGTGGGATTTGATGGCGTTCACGGTCTGCGGCAACGATGTGCCCAGCGGCAAGCCCGCGCCGGACCCCTACCTTGAGGCCGCCAGACGGGCCGGGTGCGCACCGGGCGAGTGCATGGCCGTGGAGGATTCGACGGTGGGCGTGACCTCGGCTGCCAGTGGCGGGCTGATTACGGTCGCCTGGCCCGAAGTCATTCCGGGAGCCCACGTGGACATGCCCGGCGCGACTCTTGTGGTGCTGGACGATCCCCGCCGCTGCCGTTTTCAGCCTGCCAGATAA
- a CDS encoding 4-hydroxythreonine-4-phosphate dehydrogenase PdxA, translating to MSKPIICVPMGDPAGIGPEIVAAAAVSPGILENARLVVIGHEPTLRQAAKLMNIEPVLNRIAESCDDVREGVVNLIHLDNVDLAALRYGEVQAMCGQAAFDCIALAVKLAMDGRVDALATTPINKEALKAAEIDYIGHTEILADLSASTDPLTMFQVHDLRVFFLTRHLSLADACKAVTQERLYSYIKRCTDALKLLGVDDPSLAVAGLNPHCGEHGLFGDEEVREMEPAIARAQAEGYRVDGPRPADSVFHFALKGAWDAVLSLYHDQGHIATKMVDFERTISLTLGMPFLRTSVDHGTAFDIAGKGQASSVSMVEAIRLATLYAPRFRRNLG from the coding sequence ATGTCGAAACCAATCATTTGCGTTCCCATGGGCGACCCGGCCGGTATCGGCCCCGAGATAGTGGCGGCCGCTGCCGTTTCTCCCGGCATCCTTGAAAATGCCCGCCTGGTGGTCATCGGCCACGAGCCCACCCTGCGCCAGGCTGCGAAGCTCATGAACATCGAACCGGTCTTGAACCGCATTGCCGAATCCTGCGACGACGTCCGTGAGGGAGTTGTCAATCTGATCCATCTGGACAACGTTGACCTTGCAGCACTTCGCTACGGCGAAGTCCAGGCCATGTGCGGACAGGCAGCCTTCGACTGCATCGCCCTGGCCGTAAAACTGGCCATGGACGGACGCGTTGACGCCCTGGCCACGACGCCCATCAACAAAGAGGCCCTCAAGGCCGCCGAGATAGACTACATCGGCCACACCGAGATTCTGGCCGACCTGAGTGCCAGCACCGACCCCCTGACCATGTTCCAGGTGCATGACCTGCGCGTTTTCTTTCTCACCCGCCACCTGTCCCTGGCCGACGCCTGCAAGGCCGTGACCCAGGAGCGCCTCTATTCCTACATCAAGCGCTGCACCGACGCCCTGAAACTACTGGGAGTGGACGATCCGTCCCTGGCCGTGGCCGGCTTGAACCCGCACTGCGGCGAACATGGCCTCTTCGGCGACGAGGAAGTCCGCGAAATGGAACCGGCCATCGCCCGCGCTCAGGCCGAAGGCTACCGAGTGGACGGCCCCCGCCCCGCCGACTCCGTCTTCCATTTCGCCCTCAAGGGTGCGTGGGACGCGGTTCTGTCGCTGTACCACGACCAGGGGCACATCGCGACAAAGATGGTCGACTTCGAACGAACCATCTCCTTGACCCTGGGCATGCCCTTCCTGCGTACGTCCGTGGACCACGGCACGGCCTTCGACATCGCGGGGAAAGGACAGGCCAGCAGCGTGAGCATGGTGGAAGCCATTCGACTGGCCACCCTCTACGCGCCGCGTTTCCGAAGAAATCTGGGCTGA
- the metW gene encoding methionine biosynthesis protein MetW: MRFDLRIVASWIEPGSRVLDLGCADGKLLRVLRDTKDVAGLGIEHDEDEVVSCIAQGLSVIHGDINRELAGFPDNAFDYVVVSQTLQQAYEPTALLQQLLRVGRRGIVSFPNFCCLPIRLQMAFSGHVPVTPELPYQWYNTPNIRVLSLEDFRAYSRAVPFSIIRSLAVNPAADGSAREVRFWPNLLATYGIFMITAA, translated from the coding sequence CTGCGCTTCGACCTGCGCATAGTCGCCTCCTGGATCGAGCCGGGCAGCCGGGTGCTGGACCTTGGCTGCGCCGACGGGAAACTGCTGCGCGTGCTGCGGGACACCAAGGATGTTGCCGGGCTCGGCATCGAGCATGACGAGGACGAGGTGGTGTCCTGCATTGCCCAGGGCCTGTCCGTCATCCACGGCGACATCAACAGGGAGCTCGCCGGATTTCCCGACAACGCCTTCGACTATGTCGTGGTCTCCCAGACCCTGCAGCAGGCCTATGAACCGACGGCCCTTCTGCAGCAGCTGCTGCGGGTCGGCCGCCGGGGCATCGTCAGTTTTCCCAATTTCTGCTGTCTGCCGATCCGCTTGCAGATGGCCTTTTCGGGGCACGTGCCGGTCACGCCCGAGCTGCCCTACCAGTGGTACAACACGCCGAACATCCGGGTCTTGAGCCTGGAGGATTTCAGGGCCTATTCGCGGGCCGTGCCCTTTTCCATCATCCGCTCCCTGGCCGTGAACCCGGCGGCGGACGGCAGCGCGCGAGAAGTGCGCTTCTGGCCGAATCTATTGGCAACCTACGGCATTTTCATGATCACTGCCGCGTAG
- a CDS encoding C4-dicarboxylate ABC transporter permease, with protein sequence MGLAMFLTLFVLLCLGVPIAVCIGFASIAGMLVTSLPTNPIVIGQRMFTAVDSFPFMAIPFFMLAGGIMEHGGISRRLVRLASTLVGSLRGGLGLITVVASAFFGAISGSNPATVAAIGGIMAPSMIKKKYPADFAAAICAASGTLGVIIPPSIPMITYGVVAGVSIGDLFLAGIIPGLFLALVLCISVWAMAARLNIPMENAVSGREVLAAFGDASLALIMPGIILGGIYGGVFTPTEAGAVATAYSLLVSVLVYREMDLATLRTVIVKASISSAIVFFVIATSQSFSWLINVGRISQLIATTMLGLTSEPFLIMTLINVLLLFLGIFLETQAIILLMAPILLPIAQTIGLDPLHLGIIIVVNTSIGMITPPMAVNLFVAQGIVREYGTTLERISRRIIPFFLAELVALLLISNFPPLSLGLLQLIR encoded by the coding sequence ATGGGCCTCGCAATGTTTCTGACGCTTTTCGTACTGCTCTGTCTGGGCGTGCCCATCGCCGTATGCATAGGCTTCGCCTCCATCGCAGGCATGCTGGTCACCAGCCTGCCGACCAACCCCATCGTCATCGGGCAACGAATGTTCACGGCCGTGGACTCCTTCCCCTTCATGGCCATCCCCTTTTTCATGCTGGCCGGCGGTATCATGGAGCACGGCGGCATCTCGCGGCGACTGGTTCGCCTGGCCTCGACCCTGGTCGGATCCCTGCGTGGAGGCCTGGGGCTCATCACCGTGGTTGCCTCGGCTTTCTTCGGAGCCATCAGCGGCTCCAACCCGGCCACGGTGGCTGCCATAGGCGGCATCATGGCCCCATCCATGATCAAGAAGAAATACCCCGCGGATTTCGCTGCCGCCATCTGTGCGGCCAGCGGCACATTGGGCGTCATCATTCCGCCCTCCATACCCATGATCACCTACGGCGTCGTGGCCGGTGTTTCCATCGGCGACCTCTTTCTGGCCGGCATCATACCCGGACTGTTCCTGGCCCTGGTGCTCTGCATCAGTGTCTGGGCCATGGCCGCCAGGCTGAACATCCCCATGGAAAACGCCGTCTCCGGCCGCGAGGTGCTGGCCGCCTTCGGCGACGCGAGCCTGGCACTGATCATGCCCGGCATCATTCTCGGCGGCATCTACGGCGGCGTTTTCACGCCCACGGAGGCCGGCGCCGTGGCCACGGCCTACAGCCTGCTCGTCAGCGTCCTGGTTTACCGCGAGATGGACTTGGCCACCCTGCGCACGGTCATCGTCAAGGCCAGCATCAGTTCGGCCATAGTCTTCTTCGTCATCGCCACATCGCAGTCCTTTTCCTGGCTCATAAACGTGGGGCGCATCTCGCAACTCATCGCCACGACCATGCTCGGCCTGACCAGCGAACCGTTCCTGATCATGACCCTGATCAACGTACTGTTGCTCTTCCTGGGAATATTTCTGGAGACCCAGGCAATCATCCTGCTCATGGCTCCCATCCTGTTGCCGATAGCTCAAACCATCGGTCTGGACCCATTGCATCTGGGCATCATCATCGTGGTCAACACCTCCATCGGCATGATCACGCCGCCAATGGCAGTGAATCTGTTCGTGGCCCAGGGCATAGTGCGTGAATACGGCACCACCCTTGAGCGCATCAGCCGCAGGATCATCCCCTTCTTTCTGGCCGAACTTGTGGCGCTCCTCCTGATCAGCAACTTTCCACCCCTCTCCCTGGGATTGTTGCAGCTCATCCGTTAA
- a CDS encoding homoserine O-acetyltransferase, translated as MTQPSVGNVRSRSFTFAHPPAPMVLDSGVEFGPVSLAYETCGTLNAERSNAVLICHALTGDAHVAGYHEGDDKPGWWEHYVGPGKPIDTDRYFVICSNVIGSCMGSCGPSSINPATGRYWGLDFPLVTIPDMVRAQRELIRHLGIDHLLAVTGGSLGGMQTLQWAAAYPEMMDGILALATTSRHSPQAIAFNEVARQSIMSDPNWKNGDYYDGVRPDLGLAVARMIGHITYLSDESMHVKFGRELRKGSFAFNFEGDFQVESYLHHQGRKFVERFDANAFLYVTKAADYFDLDLASPDSPARRALAATQARFQLVSFTSDWLYPTYQSRQVVDVLKALGKDVSFCEITAPWGHDAFLLPDERLETVVRGFLGGLHGC; from the coding sequence ATGACCCAGCCATCTGTCGGCAATGTTCGGTCCCGATCATTCACTTTTGCCCATCCACCGGCGCCCATGGTCCTGGACAGCGGGGTGGAGTTCGGACCCGTGTCCCTGGCCTACGAAACCTGCGGGACCCTGAACGCGGAGCGCTCCAACGCCGTGCTCATCTGCCATGCCCTGACCGGCGATGCCCATGTGGCCGGTTATCACGAAGGCGACGACAAGCCCGGCTGGTGGGAGCATTACGTAGGTCCAGGCAAGCCCATCGACACGGACCGCTATTTCGTCATCTGTTCCAATGTCATCGGCAGCTGCATGGGATCCTGCGGGCCGTCCTCCATCAATCCGGCCACGGGGCGTTACTGGGGCCTTGATTTCCCGCTGGTGACCATCCCCGACATGGTCCGCGCCCAGCGCGAGCTCATCCGGCATCTCGGCATCGACCATCTCCTGGCCGTGACTGGGGGGTCCTTGGGCGGCATGCAGACCCTGCAGTGGGCGGCCGCCTATCCGGAGATGATGGACGGCATCCTGGCCCTGGCCACGACCAGCCGCCATTCTCCCCAGGCCATCGCCTTCAACGAGGTGGCCCGGCAGTCCATCATGAGCGATCCCAACTGGAAGAACGGCGACTACTACGACGGCGTGCGCCCGGATCTGGGCCTGGCCGTGGCACGCATGATCGGGCACATCACCTACCTTTCGGACGAATCCATGCACGTGAAGTTCGGCCGCGAGCTGCGCAAGGGCTCTTTTGCCTTCAACTTCGAGGGTGATTTTCAGGTCGAGAGTTACCTGCACCATCAGGGCAGGAAGTTCGTGGAACGCTTCGACGCCAACGCCTTTCTCTATGTGACCAAGGCCGCGGACTATTTCGATCTCGACCTTGCGAGCCCGGACAGTCCTGCACGGCGCGCCCTGGCCGCGACGCAGGCGCGATTTCAGCTGGTGTCCTTCACTTCCGACTGGCTTTATCCGACCTATCAGAGCCGGCAGGTCGTCGATGTGCTCAAGGCTCTGGGCAAGGATGTGAGCTTCTGCGAGATAACCGCCCCTTGGGGACACGACGCGTTCCTGCTGCCGGACGAACGGCTGGAAACCGTTGTCAGGGGATTTTTGGGAGGATTGCATGGATGCTGA
- a CDS encoding FAD-dependent oxidoreductase, protein MFRSDILDRLDTDTTWDMIIIGGGATGLGCGVDAAGRGYRTLLLEAHDFSQGTSSRSTKLVHGGVRYLQQGNVALVMDALHERGVLLRNAPHLVYNQAFVVPDYKWWERPFYGVGLKLYDMLAGKLGFGRSRILSRSKTLNMIPNLEPTDLRGGVIYYDGQFDDSRLAITLAKTMQDLGGLPVNHMGVSALLKDGEGLISGVEARDALTGKTRRLRARTVINATGVFVDDILRMDDVNAPKLIAPSQGIHLVLDKSFSPGDTAIMVPHTDDGRVIFLVPWHGRVLVGTTDVALDAPDYEPRPREEEIAFLLEHAGRYLTRDPKRSDILSIFAGIRPLIRAEGEDKTSSLSRDHHLTISQSGLVTIAGGKWTTYRKMGEDTVTQAARFAGLPAHSCKTENLPLHGWMNGLDPRDHLSVYGSDIEEIREMIRRDPELGKPLHYKLPYLRAEVVWAVRREWAQTLSDVLRHRTRALILDAAVSMVIARDVAEIMARELDQGKEWVEEEVSSFRELARNYLAG, encoded by the coding sequence ATGTTCAGATCCGATATTCTTGACCGGCTTGATACCGACACCACATGGGACATGATCATCATCGGCGGCGGCGCCACGGGCCTGGGCTGCGGCGTGGACGCGGCCGGGAGGGGCTACAGGACGCTGCTTCTGGAGGCGCACGATTTCTCGCAGGGCACGTCCAGCCGCTCCACCAAGCTGGTGCACGGCGGCGTGCGCTACCTGCAGCAGGGCAACGTGGCCCTGGTCATGGACGCCCTGCACGAACGGGGGGTGCTGCTCCGAAACGCGCCCCATCTGGTCTACAACCAGGCCTTTGTCGTGCCGGACTACAAATGGTGGGAGCGCCCCTTCTACGGCGTGGGCCTGAAACTCTACGACATGCTGGCCGGAAAACTGGGCTTTGGCCGTTCGCGCATCCTGTCGCGCTCGAAAACCCTGAACATGATCCCCAACCTCGAACCCACGGACCTGCGCGGAGGAGTCATCTACTATGACGGCCAGTTCGACGACTCCCGCCTGGCCATAACCCTGGCCAAGACCATGCAGGATCTGGGGGGGCTGCCGGTCAACCACATGGGCGTGAGCGCGCTCCTCAAGGACGGAGAAGGCCTGATAAGCGGTGTGGAGGCCCGGGACGCCCTGACCGGCAAAACCAGGCGGCTGCGGGCCAGGACCGTCATCAACGCGACCGGCGTTTTCGTCGACGACATCCTGCGCATGGACGACGTGAATGCGCCAAAACTGATCGCCCCTTCCCAGGGCATCCATCTGGTGCTCGACAAATCCTTCTCCCCCGGGGACACGGCCATCATGGTCCCGCACACGGACGACGGCCGGGTCATCTTCCTCGTGCCCTGGCACGGACGCGTGCTGGTCGGGACCACGGACGTGGCCCTGGACGCCCCGGACTATGAACCACGGCCCAGGGAAGAGGAGATCGCCTTCCTGCTTGAACACGCCGGGCGCTACCTGACCCGCGACCCGAAGCGCAGCGACATCCTGAGCATCTTCGCGGGCATCCGGCCACTGATTCGGGCCGAGGGCGAGGACAAGACGTCATCACTGTCCCGCGACCATCACCTGACCATCTCCCAGAGCGGACTGGTGACCATCGCGGGCGGCAAGTGGACCACGTACCGCAAGATGGGCGAAGACACGGTGACCCAGGCCGCGCGCTTCGCGGGCCTCCCCGCGCACTCCTGCAAGACCGAGAACCTGCCCCTGCACGGCTGGATGAACGGGCTCGATCCCCGCGACCACCTCTCGGTCTACGGCAGCGACATCGAGGAAATCCGCGAGATGATCCGCCGCGACCCGGAACTGGGCAAGCCACTGCACTACAAGCTGCCCTACCTGCGCGCCGAGGTGGTCTGGGCCGTCCGCCGCGAATGGGCCCAGACCCTGTCCGACGTGCTGCGCCATCGCACCCGGGCGCTCATCCTGGACGCTGCCGTGAGCATGGTCATCGCCAGGGACGTGGCTGAAATCATGGCCCGGGAACTGGACCAGGGCAAGGAATGGGTCGAGGAGGAGGTCAGCTCCTTCCGGGAACTGGCGAGAAATTATCTGGCAGGCTGA
- a CDS encoding C4-dicarboxylate ABC transporter substrate-binding protein: MMKKAMCWALAAIVCILFAAPVQAEKMVLRVSITLDPSSHYYKGLEMLDKLLKERTNGDLGLEIYHSAQLGSERDAVEGVSLGTLEMTLSSTGPLGNFTKDFMIFDLPFIIQDREKAYAWMDGPEGQRILSSLMSQNIVGLSIWENGFRHLTNSQRPVVNPEDAKGLKIRLMENPVHLATFRALGAYPTPMPFGELFTALQQKTVDGQENPLVIIETSKFYEVQNQLALSGHFYSPAILLINKTVWEEKLTDAQRKIFMEAAAEARDWERNYSREMDMKLAETLKSRGMNVTEPDKKVWKDAVASVYKEFEGTLGKDAIQSLIDAQK; this comes from the coding sequence ATGATGAAAAAGGCAATGTGTTGGGCCCTGGCGGCCATCGTCTGCATTCTGTTTGCAGCGCCCGTTCAGGCCGAGAAAATGGTGCTTCGTGTATCCATCACCCTTGATCCGTCTTCGCACTACTACAAGGGTTTGGAGATGTTGGACAAGCTGCTCAAGGAACGCACCAACGGCGACCTGGGTCTCGAAATCTACCACTCCGCCCAGCTCGGCTCCGAGCGTGACGCCGTGGAAGGCGTGTCCCTCGGCACCTTGGAAATGACTCTGAGCTCCACGGGCCCCCTTGGCAACTTCACCAAGGACTTCATGATCTTCGACCTGCCCTTCATCATCCAGGACCGTGAAAAAGCCTATGCCTGGATGGATGGTCCCGAAGGCCAGCGCATCCTGAGTTCACTGATGAGCCAGAACATCGTCGGTCTTTCCATCTGGGAAAACGGCTTTCGTCACCTCACCAACTCCCAGCGCCCCGTGGTCAACCCTGAAGACGCCAAGGGTCTCAAGATCCGTTTGATGGAAAACCCGGTGCATCTGGCTACCTTCCGTGCCCTGGGCGCATACCCCACTCCAATGCCCTTCGGCGAACTGTTCACGGCCCTGCAGCAGAAGACCGTGGATGGCCAGGAAAACCCGCTGGTCATCATCGAGACCTCCAAGTTCTATGAAGTCCAGAACCAGCTGGCACTCTCCGGCCACTTCTATTCCCCGGCCATTCTGCTGATCAACAAAACCGTGTGGGAAGAGAAGCTGACAGACGCGCAACGCAAGATCTTCATGGAAGCCGCTGCCGAAGCCCGCGACTGGGAACGCAATTACAGCCGCGAGATGGACATGAAGCTGGCCGAAACCTTGAAGTCCCGCGGCATGAACGTGACCGAGCCCGACAAGAAGGTCTGGAAAGATGCCGTAGCCTCTGTTTACAAGGAGTTCGAAGGCACTCTCGGCAAGGACGCCATCCAGAGCCTCATCGACGCACAGAAGTAA
- a CDS encoding DUF4242 domain-containing protein, with translation MPKYIIEREIPGAGSMSAETLQGISKHSCGVLQEMGPSIQWVESFVTPDKIYCVYIAPSEEAVREHATKGGFPANSVSEVKTIIDPTTSEG, from the coding sequence ATGCCCAAGTACATCATCGAGCGCGAGATCCCCGGCGCGGGCAGCATGTCCGCCGAAACCCTGCAAGGCATTTCCAAACATTCCTGCGGAGTGCTGCAGGAGATGGGACCGTCCATCCAGTGGGTGGAGAGCTTCGTGACGCCGGACAAGATCTATTGCGTGTACATCGCGCCCAGCGAGGAGGCCGTGCGCGAGCATGCCACCAAGGGCGGCTTCCCGGCCAACAGCGTAAGCGAAGTCAAGACCATCATCGATCCGACCACTTCCGAAGGTTAG
- a CDS encoding serine kinase, which translates to MCEVAVIADDLTGANATGALLAGKGLKVITCLGLEGFVSSSSTEFDAVCISTDSRLIPASAAREAVHAAVSTFMSMRPKVISKRIDSTLRGNVGAEIEAALEVMGDETLAVVVPVFPASGRIAVGGYLIVNGVPLEKTAIANDPATPVHSSLPATIIAEQTTLPIDRLDLSTVMAGPDAIAAAVSARRNNGARIIVADAVTDADIAAIASGLTRLDFPILSADPGPFTSALAEARGVGVRRTLEDAVLLTIGSASDPTCRQIEALRLAESCALTRIDCRRLVLEETRTKEISRAVRFLRDHAGTAPVLGVYTVERREDVYVLGELAEQSGLALHEVSSRINSGLAEISATLLGDPNSRIGGLYTSGGEVTLSVARQLGAVGFSVRDEVLPLAVYGRLVQGACHDLPIVTKGGFVGDTQSLVQCVRYLKTKISTRTKLTTT; encoded by the coding sequence ATGTGTGAAGTGGCCGTCATCGCCGATGACCTGACCGGCGCAAATGCCACGGGTGCCCTGCTTGCCGGCAAGGGGCTCAAGGTCATTACCTGCCTGGGGCTTGAGGGTTTCGTGTCCAGCAGTTCCACGGAGTTCGACGCGGTCTGCATCAGCACGGACAGCCGCCTGATTCCGGCTTCCGCTGCCCGCGAAGCCGTGCACGCAGCGGTTTCGACCTTCATGTCCATGCGGCCCAAAGTGATCAGCAAACGCATCGACAGCACCTTGCGCGGCAATGTCGGAGCCGAAATCGAGGCGGCCCTCGAAGTCATGGGCGACGAGACCCTGGCCGTGGTGGTGCCGGTCTTTCCGGCCTCCGGGCGCATAGCCGTGGGCGGCTATCTCATCGTCAACGGCGTGCCGCTGGAAAAGACGGCCATCGCCAATGATCCGGCCACACCCGTGCACTCATCCCTTCCCGCGACCATCATCGCCGAGCAGACCACCCTGCCCATCGACCGCCTGGACCTTTCCACGGTCATGGCCGGCCCGGATGCCATCGCCGCAGCAGTCAGCGCCAGGCGCAACAACGGCGCACGCATCATTGTGGCAGACGCCGTGACCGATGCCGACATCGCTGCGATCGCCTCAGGCCTGACCCGGCTCGACTTTCCCATCCTCTCCGCAGACCCGGGCCCCTTCACTTCCGCGCTGGCCGAAGCACGCGGAGTAGGAGTCAGAAGAACGCTCGAGGACGCCGTGCTGCTGACCATCGGCAGCGCCTCGGACCCGACCTGCCGCCAGATCGAGGCCCTGCGCCTGGCCGAGTCATGCGCCCTGACGCGCATCGACTGCCGCAGGCTCGTCCTCGAAGAGACCCGAACCAAAGAAATTTCCCGCGCCGTCCGCTTCCTGCGCGACCATGCCGGCACGGCGCCAGTCCTTGGCGTTTATACAGTGGAACGCCGCGAAGACGTCTATGTGCTCGGCGAACTCGCAGAGCAAAGCGGCCTGGCCCTGCACGAAGTATCAAGCCGCATCAACTCCGGTCTGGCCGAAATCAGCGCAACCCTGCTGGGTGACCCGAATTCCCGTATTGGCGGCCTGTACACTTCCGGCGGAGAGGTGACCTTGTCCGTTGCCCGCCAACTGGGTGCTGTCGGCTTCAGCGTTCGCGACGAGGTGCTTCCCCTGGCCGTATACGGCCGTCTGGTCCAGGGAGCCTGCCACGATCTGCCCATCGTCACCAAAGGCGGATTTGTGGGGGACACCCAGAGTCTTGTGCAATGCGTGCGTTACCTCAAGACCAAGATTTCCACCCGAACCAAACTCACAACCACATAG